A single Triticum dicoccoides isolate Atlit2015 ecotype Zavitan chromosome 2A, WEW_v2.0, whole genome shotgun sequence DNA region contains:
- the LOC119357865 gene encoding uncharacterized protein LOC119357865, producing the protein MDSSGVFYTYPTLGDKPLQSLEEVGSAVDSYACPNDAFKEGTCCTGTSLLPKWHQQGLHTRAQVAKREHDKLRRLVEALLDKRNDDEDLVDELEEIVHWQSICEGVEWYYHLNITVKTKEGADDAGSTSLFFVEVACDSNDITGYYINTFSRVNTDGQDGATCHGCTNNKSDGMKHPCAASFKGGHMNICFPLGFGPCNEKQWVDSGNTDEELIKREEKRIREFFEFLDDAEFLENMRCKRLNYPRKHEIHLQVRVPISFNVLVVVFCQVFCPIPT; encoded by the exons ATGGATAGTTCAGGAGTTTTTTACACATATCCTACTCTGGGTGATAAGCCGTTGCAGAGCCTTGAAGAAGTTGGAAGTGCTGTTGATTCCTATGCTTGTCCCAATG ATGCTTTCAAAGAAGGAACGTGCTGTACAGGAACATCTTTACTTCCCAAATGGCACCAGCAAGGTCTACACACAAGGGCTCAAGTAGCGAAGAGGGAACATGACAAACTTCGGAGACTGGTTGAAGCTTTACTGGACAAGCGGAATGACGATGAG GATCTTGTGGATGAACTCGAAGAAATTGTTCATTGGCAATCAATCTGCGAAGGTGTCGAATGGTACTATCATCTCAATATCACTGTGAAGACCAAAGAGGGTGCCGATGATGCGGGCAGCACCAGTCTATTCTTCGTTGAAGTCGCATGTGATTCAAATGATATCACAGGATATTATATCAACACTTTCTCCAGGGTTAACACTGATGGCCAGG ATGGAGCTACCTGCCATGGCTGTACAAACAATAAAAGTGATGGTATGAAGCACCCGTGTGCTGCTTCATTCAAAGGCGGCCACATGAACATCTGTTTCCCACTTGGTTTTGGTCCCTGTAATGAGAAGCAGTGGGTCGACTCCGGTAACACT GATGAAGAACTgataaaaagagaggagaaaaggaTAAGAGAATTCTTTGAG TTCCTTGATGATgctgaatttttggagaatatgcgCTGCAAACGTCTTAATTATCCACGGAAACATGAAATACATCTCCAGGTTCGAGTCCCAATCTCCTTCAATGTGTTAGTAGTTGTGTTTTGTCAAGTTTTTTGTCCGATTCCCACGTGA